In the genome of Solibacillus silvestris, one region contains:
- a CDS encoding MFS transporter permease — MEKQGKMHYAWWIMIASAAIYAASVGIIVSCAGLLYRAVAQDFGVGVSDISLYTSIMYLTVTIFLPFAGKFLNKFDVRYILTIAGIINALAFGLMGFYTSAWNFYISGVALGIGSTFLIYGTIPLLINNWFKAKAGTALGFAMAFMGIGGAIFAQITGALIESIGWRPTYMILGVCIALLILPFTLFVIRSKPEDMNKQPYGAEETTNKVAVQAQPETGVMKNVAIKTIPFYLILGFTGLFGLASTVGFHVPNFIQSVGFSAAMAATGVTCVTIGQTGGKFLIGAVNDKFGVKLALLTGIGSGILGTIALLFSDSFGIAMMYLGALLFGIGFSGSTLLPPMVIREVFGGRDYASIYTTIMSASTLGVAVGTTLFSYIFDTTGSYYIVFITVITLFVVVISSSIFSLNWKKKLNV; from the coding sequence ATGGAAAAACAAGGGAAAATGCACTATGCCTGGTGGATCATGATCGCAAGTGCTGCAATTTATGCGGCAAGTGTCGGTATTATCGTAAGCTGTGCTGGTCTATTATATCGCGCTGTAGCACAAGATTTCGGTGTTGGTGTATCTGATATTAGTTTGTATACTTCAATTATGTATTTAACAGTAACAATTTTCTTACCGTTTGCAGGGAAGTTTTTAAATAAATTCGATGTTCGTTATATTTTAACAATAGCTGGTATTATAAATGCACTCGCATTCGGATTAATGGGCTTCTATACATCTGCCTGGAATTTCTACATCTCAGGTGTTGCACTTGGTATCGGTAGTACATTCCTGATTTATGGTACGATTCCATTACTAATCAACAATTGGTTTAAAGCAAAAGCCGGTACAGCATTAGGTTTTGCGATGGCCTTCATGGGTATTGGTGGTGCGATTTTCGCTCAAATCACTGGTGCGTTAATCGAATCAATCGGCTGGCGTCCAACATACATGATTTTAGGTGTATGTATCGCCCTATTAATTTTGCCATTTACATTATTCGTTATTCGTTCAAAACCAGAAGATATGAATAAACAGCCTTATGGAGCTGAAGAAACAACAAATAAAGTTGCTGTACAAGCACAACCTGAAACTGGGGTAATGAAAAACGTTGCCATCAAAACAATTCCATTCTATTTAATTTTAGGATTTACAGGTTTATTTGGTTTAGCATCTACAGTTGGCTTCCACGTACCAAACTTTATCCAATCAGTTGGTTTCTCTGCTGCAATGGCCGCTACAGGTGTTACATGTGTAACGATCGGTCAAACAGGCGGGAAGTTTCTGATCGGTGCGGTTAACGATAAATTTGGCGTTAAATTAGCATTGTTGACTGGTATCGGCAGTGGTATTTTAGGTACGATTGCGCTACTGTTCTCTGATTCATTCGGCATCGCTATGATGTATTTAGGTGCATTATTATTCGGTATCGGTTTCTCAGGGTCTACCCTTTTACCTCCAATGGTTATTCGTGAAGTATTTGGCGGTAGAGACTATGCATCCATTTATACTACAATCATGTCTGCTTCTACATTAGGTGTTGCAGTCGGTACTACTTTATTCAGTTATATTTTCGATACAACTGGTTCTTACTACATCGTATTTATTACGGTAATTACGTTATTTGTAGTTGTTATTTCTTCAAGTATCTTCTCATTGAACTGGAAGAAAAAATTAAATGTTTAA
- a CDS encoding 2-hydroxypropyl-CoM dehydrogenase has product MRLQNKVAIITGAASGMGQGEAIRFAKEGAKVVVADLNFEGAQAVAEEIKAAGGEAIAVSVNVMKTEDILNCIKVTEETFGPVDVLVNNAGVFDKYQKSLETTLDQWKFLIDINLTSMFEFCNAVLPSMIERQTGAIVNICSVAGLVAGKGGAAYTASKHGAIGYTKHLSSEYARYGIKINAICPGTIETPLVKDVLAGLSKEAVPTRTFGQVEEVADLAVFLASDEAKFMSGTAVTIDGGFTIQ; this is encoded by the coding sequence ATGCGTTTACAAAATAAAGTTGCCATTATTACAGGAGCAGCCTCCGGAATGGGTCAAGGCGAAGCAATTCGGTTTGCAAAAGAAGGTGCAAAAGTCGTTGTTGCAGACTTAAACTTTGAGGGTGCACAAGCAGTTGCAGAAGAAATTAAAGCAGCTGGTGGCGAAGCAATCGCTGTATCAGTAAATGTCATGAAAACAGAGGATATTTTAAACTGTATCAAAGTGACGGAAGAAACTTTCGGTCCAGTTGATGTGCTAGTTAACAATGCCGGTGTATTCGACAAATATCAAAAATCGCTTGAAACTACATTAGATCAATGGAAATTTTTAATTGATATTAATTTAACAAGCATGTTCGAATTCTGTAACGCTGTATTACCAAGCATGATCGAGCGTCAAACTGGCGCAATCGTAAACATTTGTTCTGTTGCCGGTTTAGTTGCAGGTAAAGGTGGAGCAGCATACACAGCTTCTAAACACGGTGCAATTGGTTATACAAAACATTTATCTAGCGAATACGCTCGCTACGGGATTAAAATCAACGCAATTTGCCCGGGTACAATTGAAACGCCTTTAGTAAAAGACGTTTTAGCTGGTCTTTCTAAAGAAGCTGTACCGACACGTACATTCGGTCAAGTTGAAGAAGTAGCAGACTTAGCTGTATTTTTAGCATCTGATGAAGCGAAATTCATGAGCGGTACTGCGGTAACAATTGATGGCGGTTTCACAATTCAATAA
- a CDS encoding transcriptional regulator, translated as MDLVKLRYFYETAKVQNMSHAAKELLISQPALSKAIAQLEEELEMDLFYRNGKRITLNSNGEFLFKRAERIFAEILDLERGLREFREQGNGELSIVTTLPYTFTNILNEFLNFYPTIKYKQVPLSKDNLEQFIEYGKFDLCITTEKLNHPNVEWLPLFNEEIFLTVPSTYPEAKLESVHLSELRSLPFIGLTAEYRFRQLTDNFCQENGYTPEYQVEVEEATTILQLVKNGRGAAFTPETSMNMYDDKIKHVRIENGEFTRTIGLLKHKYTYATAISKAFIQHCYDYFENTHK; from the coding sequence ATGGATTTAGTAAAACTGCGCTATTTTTATGAAACAGCCAAAGTGCAAAATATGTCGCATGCTGCAAAAGAACTTTTGATTTCACAACCGGCATTAAGTAAGGCAATTGCCCAGCTGGAAGAAGAATTGGAGATGGATCTTTTTTACCGAAACGGCAAACGTATTACACTAAATTCAAATGGTGAGTTTTTATTTAAACGAGCGGAGCGGATTTTTGCTGAAATACTGGATCTGGAGAGAGGTCTACGTGAATTTCGTGAGCAGGGGAATGGGGAACTGTCCATTGTTACAACGTTACCTTATACATTCACGAATATATTGAATGAGTTTTTGAATTTCTATCCAACCATAAAATACAAGCAAGTACCTTTATCGAAGGATAATCTTGAACAATTTATTGAATATGGAAAGTTTGATTTGTGCATCACAACGGAGAAGTTGAACCATCCGAATGTAGAGTGGCTTCCATTGTTCAACGAAGAAATATTTTTAACGGTACCTTCGACATACCCGGAAGCTAAATTGGAGTCGGTTCATCTTTCCGAATTGCGTTCTTTACCATTCATTGGTCTGACTGCTGAATACCGTTTCCGTCAACTGACGGATAATTTTTGCCAGGAGAACGGTTATACACCTGAATACCAAGTGGAAGTAGAAGAAGCAACGACAATATTACAGCTTGTAAAAAATGGTCGTGGAGCTGCCTTTACACCTGAAACGTCGATGAATATGTATGATGATAAAATCAAGCATGTTCGCATTGAAAATGGGGAATTTACTCGAACGATTGGATTATTAAAACATAAATATACTTATGCTACAGCCATTTCTAAAGCATTTATCCAGCATTGCTATGATTATTTCGAGAATACACATAAATAA
- a CDS encoding transcriptional regulator has translation MYKIGDLTFYKSHGICQIEGIVEQNFTGEPMLYYVMQSKIRPGVTLYHPVESKNSQLEKILSYDEAVQIMDCFSNEPSEWNDRSTNRQRNHAEILSANNHLEAAQLMNTLLRKDLELQKDEKKITSQDSQILQQLSTIILDVLEIALKKPKDTIEKEIYKRVQGPTT, from the coding sequence ATGTATAAAATTGGTGACTTAACGTTTTATAAATCCCATGGTATTTGCCAGATTGAGGGCATTGTAGAACAAAACTTCACAGGAGAACCTATGCTTTACTATGTTATGCAATCAAAAATTAGACCGGGAGTAACACTATATCATCCAGTTGAAAGTAAAAACTCACAACTTGAAAAAATATTGAGCTATGATGAAGCAGTTCAAATTATGGATTGTTTCTCAAATGAACCAAGCGAATGGAATGACCGCAGCACAAACCGTCAAAGAAATCACGCAGAAATCTTAAGTGCGAACAATCATCTAGAAGCTGCCCAGTTAATGAATACTCTCCTAAGAAAAGATTTAGAATTACAAAAAGACGAGAAAAAAATAACATCCCAAGATTCACAAATTTTACAACAACTCTCAACGATTATATTAGATGTCCTGGAAATCGCGCTTAAAAAGCCAAAAGATACGATTGAAAAGGAAATTTACAAAAGAGTTCAAGGACCTACTACCTGA
- a CDS encoding transcriptional regulator has product MIDFIELLYRQHKHLRQMAEMMWNENNDLHITSSEWFVLKNIYEGYVTVPELVKQLDISKQGVHKFVTSLQEKELITTELIKGSKVQKMAHLTEKGIIIFNESKKMELEIEKMVRDTIGDKEYEMLLEMLKKPLLKI; this is encoded by the coding sequence ATGATTGACTTTATAGAATTATTGTATCGCCAACATAAACATTTGCGCCAAATGGCTGAAATGATGTGGAATGAAAATAATGACCTTCATATAACGAGTTCGGAATGGTTTGTACTGAAAAACATATATGAGGGCTATGTAACAGTACCTGAATTAGTTAAACAATTGGACATTTCAAAGCAAGGGGTTCATAAATTTGTGACTTCCTTACAAGAAAAGGAATTAATTACGACCGAATTAATAAAAGGGTCGAAAGTTCAAAAGATGGCTCATTTGACCGAAAAGGGAATCATTATTTTTAATGAAAGCAAAAAGATGGAGCTGGAAATAGAAAAGATGGTAAGAGATACAATCGGGGATAAAGAATATGAAATGCTGCTGGAAATGCTCAAAAAGCCGCTCTTGAAAATTTAA
- a CDS encoding NADH dehydrogenase has translation MVLQAKEFRTAEHDISEVFLNRWSPRAYADTPVAEDVLNRLFEAARWAPSAGNNQPWRFIVAKTEEDLAKFHPVLMEGNLVWAKRAPVLVLVVSDNTKGSHEFDSGTAWGFLSLQAAKEGLITHPMSGIYKDVAKEAFNIPDTFDVHLAIAIGYKGDKEMLSPELQARETPSGRRPLNEIVFEGSFK, from the coding sequence ATGGTATTACAAGCAAAAGAATTTCGAACTGCTGAGCACGACATTTCTGAAGTATTTTTAAATCGTTGGTCACCGCGCGCCTATGCAGACACACCTGTTGCAGAAGATGTATTAAACCGTTTATTTGAAGCAGCTCGTTGGGCTCCTTCAGCAGGCAATAACCAACCTTGGCGTTTTATCGTAGCGAAAACAGAAGAGGATTTAGCAAAATTCCACCCTGTATTAATGGAAGGTAACTTAGTATGGGCAAAACGTGCACCCGTTTTAGTATTAGTCGTTTCAGACAATACAAAAGGTTCACATGAGTTTGATTCAGGTACAGCATGGGGCTTCCTGTCACTTCAGGCAGCTAAAGAAGGATTAATCACTCATCCAATGAGCGGTATTTATAAAGATGTGGCAAAAGAAGCGTTTAACATTCCGGATACGTTTGATGTGCATTTAGCAATTGCTATTGGTTACAAAGGCGATAAAGAAATGCTCTCTCCTGAATTACAGGCACGTGAGACACCGTCAGGCCGACGCCCATTAAATGAAATTGTATTTGAGGGTTCGTTTAAATAA
- a CDS encoding cold-shock protein yields MTQGTVKWFNSEKGFGFIEVEGGSDVFAHFSAIQGDGFKTLEEGQKVEFSVEDGQRGPQATNIVKL; encoded by the coding sequence ATGACACAAGGTACAGTAAAATGGTTTAACTCAGAAAAAGGTTTCGGTTTCATCGAAGTTGAAGGCGGTTCTGACGTATTCGCTCACTTCTCAGCTATTCAAGGCGACGGTTTCAAAACTCTTGAAGAAGGTCAAAAAGTTGAGTTTTCAGTAGAAGACGGTCAACGTGGACCACAAGCTACAAACATCGTAAAACTTTAA
- a CDS encoding enoyl-ACP reductase (Catalyzes a key regulatory step in fatty acid biosynthesis), giving the protein MDLLQLKGKNIVVMGVANERSIAWGIAKRLFDVGANVIFTYRKERSKGKIEKLLTNYEDHNATVIECDVNSDESIEKAFNQIGEQFKVIHGIIHSVAFAHAEDLHNRFVETTRDGYAFAQDTSAYSLIAVTKAAKPYMTEGGSIVTMSYLGAQRVLDGYNVMGVAKAALEASMRYLAADVGAENIRVNAISAGAIRTLAAKGVPSFNQILHKIEETSPLKRNTNQEEVADMTIVMLSHLSRGVTGETIYIDSGYNIMG; this is encoded by the coding sequence ATGGATTTATTACAATTAAAAGGGAAAAATATTGTCGTAATGGGTGTTGCCAATGAGCGCAGTATTGCTTGGGGCATCGCAAAGCGATTATTTGATGTTGGAGCAAATGTAATTTTCACATATCGGAAAGAACGTTCAAAAGGAAAAATCGAAAAGCTTTTAACAAATTACGAAGATCATAATGCAACAGTTATTGAGTGTGACGTAAACAGCGACGAAAGCATTGAAAAAGCATTCAATCAAATTGGTGAGCAATTTAAAGTAATTCATGGCATTATCCACTCTGTAGCCTTCGCACATGCCGAAGACCTGCACAACCGATTCGTCGAAACAACTCGTGATGGCTATGCCTTTGCACAAGATACAAGTGCTTATTCGCTGATTGCTGTAACAAAAGCTGCAAAACCTTATATGACAGAAGGCGGCTCTATCGTAACGATGTCTTATTTAGGTGCACAGCGTGTGCTTGACGGCTACAATGTAATGGGCGTTGCTAAAGCAGCACTTGAAGCATCGATGCGCTATTTAGCAGCGGATGTTGGTGCAGAAAATATTCGTGTAAATGCGATTTCAGCTGGTGCTATCCGGACATTGGCAGCAAAAGGTGTGCCAAGTTTCAATCAGATCCTGCACAAAATCGAAGAAACATCTCCGTTAAAACGCAACACAAACCAGGAAGAAGTTGCTGACATGACGATCGTGATGTTAAGCCATCTATCCCGCGGTGTGACTGGCGAAACGATTTATATCGATAGCGGTTATAATATTATGGGTTAG
- a CDS encoding ferredoxin, whose amino-acid sequence MPKYTIVDKDTCIACGACGAAAPDIYDYDDEGIAFVILDDNMGTAEVPEDLLEDMQDAFEGCPTDSIKVADETFDGDSLKFE is encoded by the coding sequence ATGCCAAAATATACTATCGTAGATAAAGATACTTGTATCGCTTGTGGCGCTTGTGGCGCTGCTGCACCAGATATTTATGATTATGATGATGAAGGAATCGCTTTCGTTATTTTAGATGATAACATGGGTACTGCTGAAGTTCCAGAAGATCTACTAGAAGATATGCAAGATGCATTTGAAGGCTGTCCAACAGATTCTATTAAAGTTGCAGATGAAACATTCGACGGCGACTCGCTAAAATTCGAATAG
- a CDS encoding recombinase RecQ, producing the protein MLIQQILLKILHTFQQERTVSAAYHLLKGKRSGQTIHDVGLFNLYSYFGLLPKLARHKFDEQIDLMFAKSIIIIEENGFYTMTEQGKQLAVQPLSLSFDGWHYRGNEHVFFGRLALIIQSLSHQQHHKKAFIPIEKNEQTQQWVRQFLVRHHYQNGMLQQAIYSEMTASLSKSAIEEIMKDILMYRLTGYNEPGFTWQQLAFGYNMQEMDVQLHYISALHTWLNELYREKSQYPLLNEIMQNIRVEVVLTASTNSTAQLYRAGRTLEEISHIRRLKMSTIEDHIVELAMNEPNFSIEPFVTNEEQKQILDAVENYDTKRLKTLKELLPQLSYFQLRLTLAKGASPT; encoded by the coding sequence ATGCTAATCCAACAAATTCTTTTAAAAATTTTACATACTTTTCAACAGGAACGTACTGTTTCCGCCGCCTATCATCTACTGAAGGGTAAGCGGTCGGGTCAGACAATTCATGATGTAGGGCTCTTTAATTTATATTCCTACTTTGGGCTGCTCCCAAAACTAGCCCGTCATAAATTTGATGAGCAAATTGATCTCATGTTTGCCAAGAGTATTATTATAATAGAAGAAAACGGTTTTTATACAATGACCGAACAAGGAAAACAACTTGCGGTACAACCGCTGTCTCTTTCTTTTGATGGCTGGCATTACCGTGGCAATGAACATGTATTTTTCGGCAGACTTGCGCTTATTATCCAAAGCCTGTCACACCAGCAGCATCATAAAAAGGCATTTATACCGATTGAAAAGAACGAACAGACACAGCAATGGGTACGCCAGTTTTTAGTACGCCACCACTATCAGAACGGCATGCTGCAACAGGCGATTTACAGCGAAATGACGGCGAGTTTGTCCAAAAGCGCAATAGAAGAAATCATGAAAGATATACTCATGTATCGACTGACAGGCTATAATGAACCCGGATTTACGTGGCAACAACTTGCTTTTGGCTATAACATGCAGGAAATGGATGTTCAACTGCATTATATAAGTGCATTGCATACTTGGTTAAATGAGTTGTACCGTGAAAAATCACAATACCCACTATTAAATGAAATCATGCAAAATATACGAGTGGAAGTAGTATTGACTGCTTCGACCAACTCAACCGCCCAGTTATACAGAGCGGGTAGAACATTGGAAGAAATCAGTCATATTCGACGATTGAAAATGAGTACGATTGAAGATCATATTGTCGAGCTTGCGATGAATGAACCGAACTTTTCAATCGAACCATTTGTAACAAATGAAGAACAGAAACAAATTTTGGATGCAGTCGAAAATTACGATACGAAACGATTAAAAACATTAAAGGAATTACTACCGCAACTCAGCTATTTTCAATTGCGGCTAACGTTGGCGAAAGGAGCGTCCCCTACATGA
- a CDS encoding ATP-dependent DNA helicase, which yields MKLQSALKQYFGYDAFRPGQEEIIRNIMDGKDVVAILPTGMGKSLCYQLPGYLFEKPVLIVSPLLSLMQDQVDQLKQMGEKRVVALNSFLTVDQKRYALHFLGEYRFIFASPEMLLQPQVKARIQEMELSLIVADEAHCISQWGFDFRPDYLRIGEILSETNRPPILALSATATDTVLADIQSYLKMKSPFHYVHAVNRENIHLVKKLFSEREEKIEWIIEHVKNTAGPGIIYTQSRSKAEAISLQLLQQNISAAAYHAGKEAQDRQFIQQQFLAGHLEWIVATNAFGMGVHKENVRQVIHETMPATLSNYMQEIGRAGRDGKKAVAFLLYCEGDEQFAKFIASEDLPKNIHVDRFTEVMATGGQPQSLLANGEMSEVVFRVLSYWLARESAEEVKSRMMNLQIKKYEEVQLVLKLIKHSDCMRKQVVQYFGQQLTKQQEYCCSNCGIEISELVEEREISKTMIKMTNWQHRLKKILLINS from the coding sequence ATGAAATTACAAAGTGCCTTAAAGCAATATTTCGGATATGATGCATTCCGGCCAGGGCAAGAAGAGATTATAAGAAATATTATGGATGGCAAAGATGTTGTTGCCATTTTACCGACCGGCATGGGGAAGTCTCTATGTTACCAGCTGCCGGGCTATTTATTTGAAAAACCGGTACTTATTGTGTCGCCGCTTTTATCGCTCATGCAAGACCAGGTGGATCAGCTAAAGCAAATGGGGGAAAAACGGGTTGTTGCATTAAATTCATTTCTAACGGTGGACCAGAAAAGATATGCACTTCACTTTTTGGGCGAGTACCGGTTTATTTTCGCTTCTCCCGAAATGCTATTGCAGCCTCAAGTAAAGGCGCGGATTCAGGAGATGGAACTTTCGTTGATTGTTGCAGATGAAGCACATTGTATTTCACAGTGGGGGTTTGATTTTCGTCCGGACTATTTACGGATTGGCGAAATATTATCGGAAACGAACCGTCCCCCTATACTCGCGTTATCTGCCACAGCAACAGATACCGTATTGGCAGATATTCAATCCTATCTGAAAATGAAATCACCTTTTCACTACGTGCACGCTGTAAACAGGGAAAATATTCATTTAGTAAAAAAGTTGTTTTCAGAGCGTGAAGAAAAGATTGAATGGATTATTGAACATGTGAAAAATACAGCCGGTCCAGGCATCATTTATACACAATCCCGCTCAAAAGCAGAAGCAATCAGTTTACAGCTTTTACAGCAAAATATTTCAGCGGCCGCTTATCATGCCGGTAAGGAAGCACAGGACCGTCAGTTTATACAGCAACAATTTTTAGCCGGACATCTTGAATGGATTGTTGCGACAAATGCATTTGGTATGGGTGTCCATAAAGAGAACGTCCGTCAAGTCATTCATGAAACAATGCCTGCAACGTTATCGAATTATATGCAGGAAATTGGCCGGGCGGGTCGAGATGGCAAGAAAGCAGTTGCTTTTTTGTTATATTGTGAGGGAGATGAGCAATTTGCAAAGTTTATTGCGTCAGAAGATTTGCCGAAAAATATACATGTAGACCGATTTACTGAAGTGATGGCCACTGGGGGACAGCCGCAGTCATTGCTTGCAAATGGCGAAATGTCAGAAGTGGTATTCCGTGTATTAAGTTATTGGCTGGCACGTGAATCAGCTGAGGAAGTAAAGAGCCGGATGATGAATTTACAGATAAAGAAATATGAAGAAGTTCAGCTCGTATTAAAGCTTATTAAACATTCGGATTGTATGCGTAAGCAAGTAGTTCAATACTTTGGTCAACAATTAACAAAGCAGCAGGAATATTGTTGTTCCAACTGCGGAATTGAAATTTCTGAACTTGTGGAAGAGAGAGAGATTTCAAAAACTATGATTAAAATGACAAATTGGCAACATCGCCTCAAGAAAATATTGTTAATAAACTCTTAA
- a CDS encoding Elastin-binding protein ebpS — MTKEDYREKVEEHRQEIDLHNESGTKMSRVSRHRKKSGKKQTNPIMTVLTVVLIFIPLVILAYVWLIYEPNTSASENVNADKKDDLVVEIQKQDPKTHSSATNDDEEKKDDNTAEVDEAKVKAEKEKLAAEEAKKAEARIAKEKAAKEAEEIKKAEEAQKVAAAKAKEQEAKKKAAQEAAKSQQKTHTVQSTDNLYRIALKYYGNGSAEYVNKIKAANNLSSDSIATGQVLVIVP, encoded by the coding sequence ATGACAAAAGAAGATTACCGGGAAAAGGTAGAGGAGCATCGTCAAGAGATTGACCTACATAACGAGTCAGGTACAAAAATGTCACGTGTTAGCCGACATCGAAAGAAAAGCGGAAAAAAACAAACAAACCCAATTATGACGGTTTTAACAGTTGTCTTAATTTTTATTCCTTTAGTTATTTTAGCTTATGTGTGGTTGATCTATGAACCGAACACATCTGCAAGTGAAAACGTAAATGCGGATAAGAAGGACGACTTAGTAGTGGAGATTCAAAAGCAGGATCCGAAAACACATTCATCTGCTACTAACGATGACGAAGAAAAAAAGGATGACAATACAGCCGAAGTGGATGAGGCGAAAGTGAAAGCGGAAAAAGAAAAATTAGCTGCTGAAGAAGCGAAAAAGGCGGAAGCACGAATCGCAAAAGAAAAAGCAGCAAAAGAAGCAGAAGAAATAAAAAAGGCGGAAGAAGCACAGAAAGTAGCAGCGGCTAAAGCTAAAGAGCAGGAAGCGAAGAAAAAAGCGGCTCAGGAAGCGGCTAAATCACAGCAAAAAACACATACTGTACAATCGACTGACAATTTATATCGTATTGCATTAAAGTACTACGGCAATGGTAGTGCTGAATATGTTAATAAAATAAAAGCTGCCAACAATTTATCATCCGACAGTATTGCGACGGGGCAGGTTTTAGTAATTGTTCCATAA
- a CDS encoding phosphohydrolase, which produces MVIISIIGIACILVLLYMYKEGHENNIRSHEVKATGDSETINLFFISDTHARKINEAMIDSIDQKIQAVLIGGDFVDRRTSEETVLHNIRTLKKLGPTYFIWGNNDIEFGEQKLRQLLADHHIRIIENGTVKLESKNDVSVSAVSYRPGEQNIQRAIEQCEEKNTVFIAHNPELFGKVHKQFQPLLSIGAHLHGGQIRLGKFGLQPHGYFKKIKNRYELVSNGYGTTLVPLRLCAKPESHLITIKFEQGELE; this is translated from the coding sequence ATGGTCATAATAAGTATTATTGGAATCGCATGTATTTTAGTGCTTCTCTATATGTATAAAGAAGGGCATGAAAACAATATCCGTTCACACGAAGTGAAGGCAACAGGCGACAGTGAAACAATCAACCTTTTTTTCATATCGGATACACATGCGCGCAAAATTAATGAGGCAATGATTGATTCGATTGATCAAAAGATACAGGCTGTCCTTATAGGAGGAGATTTTGTCGATCGCCGGACTTCTGAAGAAACGGTACTTCACAATATCCGTACGCTCAAAAAACTGGGCCCTACCTATTTTATATGGGGAAATAATGATATCGAATTCGGCGAACAAAAGCTGCGACAGCTACTTGCAGACCATCATATTCGTATTATAGAGAATGGGACAGTCAAGCTGGAAAGTAAAAATGATGTGTCAGTCAGCGCGGTCTCATATCGTCCGGGAGAACAAAATATCCAGCGTGCAATTGAGCAATGTGAAGAAAAGAATACCGTTTTCATTGCACATAACCCGGAGTTGTTCGGCAAAGTACATAAGCAGTTTCAGCCACTGCTCAGTATTGGAGCACATTTACATGGAGGGCAAATCCGCCTTGGGAAATTTGGATTGCAGCCACACGGATATTTTAAAAAAATCAAAAACCGCTATGAACTTGTCAGCAATGGGTATGGTACGACTCTTGTCCCGTTGCGCCTCTGTGCTAAACCGGAAAGTCATCTTATTACAATTAAATTTGAACAAGGGGAATTGGAATAA
- a CDS encoding L-asparaginase, whose protein sequence is MKKKVVLITTGGTIASTRNNKNKLESGKLDGQAILSMCQLENEMDIELIDLYQIPSMHMTFENLNLLNQTIKNVFNDQSVSGIVITHGTDSLEETAYFLELTIHDERPIIVTGSQKSPGDIGTDVYSNLRNSLLVASNEEAKNIGVCVVFNEKIIHSKYVKKMHSSSINGFGAIGYGMLGFIDNDEVIIYQKPTHKEVYEIKESYPAVEIVFAYLGASSIILDALYEANVEGVVLVGAGRGQVAPKMMGAIEKLCQKGTKVVLTTSTEEGRVFPTYDYYSSANYLKDAGVIMGGDFDPKKARLKLLLMIANGNKNFDTFMH, encoded by the coding sequence GTGAAGAAAAAAGTAGTGCTTATTACGACAGGCGGAACGATTGCGAGTACTCGCAATAATAAAAACAAACTCGAGTCCGGCAAACTGGATGGGCAAGCCATTTTATCAATGTGCCAGCTGGAAAATGAGATGGATATTGAATTGATTGATCTCTATCAAATCCCATCGATGCATATGACATTTGAAAATTTAAATTTACTGAATCAAACGATTAAAAATGTTTTTAATGATCAATCGGTGAGCGGAATTGTCATTACGCATGGTACAGACAGCTTAGAGGAGACAGCCTACTTTTTAGAGCTGACAATTCATGATGAACGTCCAATTATTGTAACGGGCTCACAAAAATCACCTGGCGATATTGGTACAGATGTTTATTCCAATCTTCGTAATTCATTATTGGTTGCTTCAAATGAAGAAGCAAAAAATATAGGGGTTTGCGTCGTCTTTAATGAAAAAATTATTCATTCCAAATACGTAAAGAAGATGCACTCATCAAGTATTAACGGCTTTGGGGCAATTGGCTATGGCATGCTTGGATTTATCGATAACGACGAGGTAATTATATACCAGAAGCCAACCCATAAAGAAGTATATGAAATAAAAGAAAGCTATCCTGCTGTCGAGATTGTATTTGCCTATCTTGGAGCAAGTTCTATTATTTTGGATGCCCTTTACGAAGCAAATGTTGAAGGTGTGGTGCTTGTCGGTGCCGGTCGAGGTCAAGTTGCCCCAAAAATGATGGGCGCGATCGAAAAGCTATGCCAAAAAGGAACGAAAGTTGTATTGACGACATCGACAGAAGAAGGGCGTGTTTTCCCGACTTATGATTATTACAGTAGTGCGAATTATTTGAAGGATGCCGGTGTCATTATGGGCGGGGACTTTGATCCGAAAAAAGCACGCCTCAAGCTCCTGTTGATGATTGCAAACGGTAATAAGAACTTTGATACATTTATGCATTAA